One window of uncultured Erythrobacter sp. genomic DNA carries:
- a CDS encoding DUF6491 family protein, whose protein sequence is MDTATPHARPTLKPMAALAALALTPLLAACAVAEARTSDAPKSVSLETPEESARQCFFARQVTGFRNARDEDGERVDTHLLVDVGASDTYEFELLRRCPGLRFARGIRFVQTGPGRICDGLDVDIIVPDGGIADRCHVTMVRKIERGEDGSRLPAQD, encoded by the coding sequence ATGGATACTGCAACCCCTCACGCTCGCCCGACGCTCAAACCTATGGCTGCGCTCGCGGCGTTGGCGCTGACCCCGCTGCTGGCGGCTTGCGCCGTGGCGGAGGCGCGCACGAGTGATGCACCAAAATCGGTATCGCTGGAAACGCCCGAGGAAAGCGCACGCCAGTGCTTCTTCGCTCGCCAAGTCACCGGCTTTCGCAATGCGCGCGACGAGGATGGTGAGCGTGTCGACACGCATCTGCTGGTCGATGTCGGAGCCTCCGATACCTACGAGTTCGAGCTGCTGCGGCGCTGTCCGGGCCTACGCTTTGCCCGCGGGATCCGCTTTGTGCAGACCGGGCCGGGCCGCATTTGCGACGGGCTGGACGTCGACATCATCGTGCCTGATGGGGGGATCGCCGACCGCTGTCATGTAACGATGGTGCGCAAGATCGAGCGCGGTGAAGACGGCTCGCGACTGCCTGCACAAGACTAG
- a CDS encoding patatin-like phospholipase family protein produces MAGGLALALSGGGARGAFQVGVLDELINVKGVEFETVTGTSTGAIQAAAVAQKEVERLVEFWLGITGNSSIYKGSDKLLSVAWALIRGKEALFNPAPLRHLLGEFYDDEAIKNSGIALRMAIVNIANGDLKMVPGTAGHIADWVYASSAQPPFFPPLVDSEGNKWVDGGIRDYIPLRAALELRPRAALVVRAEAPLPPSLEKFDDILEIGLQSVELMIREVGRGDEANVKLMNQLLDAADAQRAKLTELSMPADQIEQVMAPIEDRFEEHFFSRAMVIEPPTELYERLEFDPPLIRANIERGREAVRCRWSEIAAFLGVPE; encoded by the coding sequence ATGGCAGGAGGACTGGCTTTAGCGCTCAGCGGCGGGGGTGCTCGCGGTGCGTTTCAAGTGGGCGTGCTCGATGAGCTTATCAATGTGAAAGGCGTCGAGTTCGAAACCGTCACAGGCACATCGACCGGCGCGATCCAGGCGGCAGCCGTCGCGCAGAAAGAGGTCGAGCGGCTGGTCGAATTCTGGCTCGGCATCACCGGCAATTCGTCGATCTACAAAGGGTCTGACAAGCTGCTGTCGGTCGCCTGGGCATTGATCCGCGGGAAAGAGGCACTGTTCAATCCCGCCCCGCTCCGGCACCTGCTTGGCGAATTCTACGACGACGAAGCGATCAAGAACTCCGGCATCGCGCTACGGATGGCGATCGTGAACATCGCCAATGGTGATCTCAAGATGGTGCCGGGAACTGCGGGGCATATCGCCGATTGGGTCTATGCCAGCTCTGCTCAGCCCCCCTTCTTCCCGCCGCTGGTCGACAGCGAAGGCAACAAGTGGGTCGATGGCGGCATCCGGGACTACATTCCCCTGCGCGCCGCACTAGAGCTTCGTCCGCGTGCTGCTCTGGTGGTCCGCGCTGAGGCGCCGCTTCCGCCGTCACTTGAGAAGTTTGACGACATTCTCGAGATCGGCCTCCAGTCGGTCGAGCTGATGATCCGCGAGGTCGGGCGCGGCGATGAGGCGAACGTAAAGCTGATGAACCAGCTGCTCGACGCAGCCGATGCGCAGCGCGCCAAGCTCACCGAATTGAGCATGCCCGCTGACCAGATCGAGCAAGTGATGGCCCCGATTGAAGACCGGTTTGAGGAGCACTTCTTCTCCCGCGCCATGGTGATCGAGCCGCCGACTGAGCTTTACGAGAGGCTCGAATTCGACCCTCCGCTGATCCGCGCCAATATCGAGCGTGGGCGCGAGGCAGTGCGGTGCAGGTGGAGCGAGATCGCCGCATTTCTGGGCGTTCCCGAGTAG
- a CDS encoding cold-shock protein — translation MSKTGTVKFFNSDKGYGFIQPDDGSPDSFVHISAVQAAGMQGLDKEQRLNYEVETGRNGKESAVNLSAAD, via the coding sequence ATGTCCAAGACTGGCACCGTAAAATTCTTCAACTCCGACAAGGGTTATGGTTTCATCCAGCCCGACGACGGTTCGCCCGACAGCTTTGTCCATATCAGTGCAGTGCAGGCCGCCGGCATGCAGGGCCTCGATAAGGAACAGCGTCTCAACTACGAAGTTGAAACCGGCCGTAACGGCAAGGAAAGCGCCGTAAACCTGTCGGCTGCTGACTGA
- a CDS encoding HPF/RaiA family ribosome-associated protein, giving the protein MQFQFNSDSSVMGTENVAERIEAMMREKMARFEERLTRLEVHVSDENAHKHGADDKTCMVEARPRGGRPIGVTEHASKVDDAARKAANTMVQRLERHFGKSEKHKHEPRPDKVL; this is encoded by the coding sequence ATGCAATTCCAGTTCAACTCCGACAGCTCCGTTATGGGCACCGAGAACGTTGCAGAACGGATCGAGGCGATGATGCGCGAGAAGATGGCCCGCTTTGAAGAGCGACTAACGCGGCTCGAAGTGCATGTGTCGGACGAGAATGCGCACAAGCACGGGGCCGATGACAAGACCTGCATGGTCGAAGCGCGCCCGCGCGGCGGCCGTCCGATCGGCGTGACCGAGCATGCCTCCAAGGTGGACGATGCGGCCCGCAAGGCGGCCAATACGATGGTACAGCGGCTCGAACGCCACTTTGGCAAAAGCGAGAAGCACAAGCACGAACCGCGCCCCGACAAGGTGCTTTGA